The proteins below come from a single Miscanthus floridulus cultivar M001 chromosome 1, ASM1932011v1, whole genome shotgun sequence genomic window:
- the LOC136540425 gene encoding expansin-B3-like codes for MASFSSSKVLALGALVFSLLVTYGSCARPAVNFTASDFTADPNWEAARATWYGAPTGAGPDDDGGACGFKNVNLPPFSAMTSCGNQPLFKDGKGCGSCYQIRCQKHPACSGNPETVIITDMNYYPVAKYHFDLSGTAFGAMAKPGRNDELRHAGIIDMQFKRVPCNYPGQKVTFHVEEGSNPVYFAVLVEFEDGDGDVVQVDLMEANSGNWTPMRESWGSIWRLDANHRLQAPFSLRITNESGRKLVASRVIPANWAANTYYRSIIQY; via the exons ATGgcatccttctcctcctccaaGGTGCTCGCACTTGGTGCGCTCGTCTTCTCCCTCCTTGTCACGTATGGCTCGTGCGCTAGACCGGCGGTCAACTTTACCGCCTCCGACTTCACCGCCGATCCCAACTGGGAGGCGGCCAGAGCCACCTGGTACGGTGCGCCCACCGGCGCCGGCCCTGACGACGATG GTGGCGCCTGCGGGTTCAAGAACGTGAACCTGCCACCGTTCTCCGCCATGACGTCGTGCGGCAACCAGCCCCTGTTCAAAGACGGCAAGGGATGTGGCTCCTGCTACCAG ATACGATGCCAGAAGCACCCTGCGTGCTCCGGCAACCCAGAGACGGTGATCATCACTGACATGAACTACTACCCCGTGGCCAAGTACCACTTCGACCTCAGCGGCACGGCGTTCGGCGCCATGGCCAAGCCCGGCCGCAACGACGAGCTCCGCCACGCCGGCATCATCGACATGCAGTTCAAGAG AGTGCCCTGCAACTACCCCGGGCAGAAGGTGACGTTCCACGTCGAGGAGGGCTCCAACCCCGTCTACTTCGCGGTGCTCGTCGAGTTcgaggacggcgacggcgacgtggTGCAGGTGGACCTCATGGAGGCCAACTCCGGCAACTGGACGCCGATGCGCGAGTCCTGGGGATCCATCTGGAGGCTGGACGCCAACCATAGGCTGCAGGCGCCCTTCTCGCTGCGCATCACCAACGAGTCCGGCAGGAAGCTGGTGGCCAGTCGGGTCATCCCAGCCAACTGGGCGGCCAACACCTACTACCGCTCCATCATTCAGTATTAG